In one Dreissena polymorpha isolate Duluth1 chromosome 7, UMN_Dpol_1.0, whole genome shotgun sequence genomic region, the following are encoded:
- the LOC127839966 gene encoding uncharacterized protein LOC127839966: protein MATSGKSFGKLLGKILRKKPKKEKQKHAVSEEEELNFGSDSVNDDEPLVDQDPLSVIANQTQENVTILRIDGEENLLSTQLTEWVGDTLILIYVVDSASFDDVYDSKLMQLCKQLLSETRASTLKRIDPNRIMFVFNNWDLVDEKEPSDTGAENTVWKEIVTKIQTYFPGILDDDQIFKLSTIEARQCRRSENVMIDRLKKIHEGLRKSVIACQRRQLQEHYSWLDGLLQHVRKHSLVRIQFANDAKRSNDDVKLAFGKLQRYTAELTKMKTDLKKRVNPQCTEMAMKVTQHLNKSSVKSDIKTRFYANEELRRPKYDIANTKAGVKNHVLKLILEEIQKWDQNSKCYQFIATMIHEEFEKKFHSLRQEFGDVARLVKIENEPDENSKGTR, encoded by the exons ATGGCAACTTCTGGAAAATCATTTGGAAAACTTCTTGGCAAAATCCTACGGAAAAAGcctaaaaaagaaaagcaaaaacATGCAGTCAGCGAAGAAGAAGAACTGAACTTTGGAAGCGACTCGGTCAATGATGACGAACCACTTGTTGACCAAGACCCACTTTCTGTGATT GCAAATCAAACGCAG GAGAATGTTACCATACTGAGAATTGATGGAGAAGAAAACTTATTATCAACGCAACTGACTGAATGGGTCGGCGATACGTTGATTCTGATATATGTAGTAGACAGTGCGAGTTTTGATGATGTCTACGACTCTAAG TTAATGCAATTGTGCAAACAGCTTCTGTCAGAAACACGAGCAAGCACTTTAAAAAGAATCGATCCAAACCGTATAATGTTTGTGTTCAATAATTGGGACCTTGTCGATGAAAAAGAACCCTCCGATACGGGTGCAGAGAATACAGTCTGGAAAGAGATTGTTACAAAGATACAGACATATTTCCCGGGAATTTTGGACGATGATCAGATTTTCAAGCTTAGTACCATTGAG GCTAGACAATGCAGACGTTCGGAAAATGTAATGATCGATCGATTGAAGAAAATTCACGAAGGCCTGCGGAAATCAGTAATCGCGTGTCAGAGAAGACAACTGCAAGAACATTACAG TTGGTTGGACGGCCTGTTACAACACGTTCGAAAACATTCTTTAGTAAGAATACAGTTTGCTAACGATGCAAAAAGATCCAACGACGATGTGAAGCTTGCTTTTGGAAAGCTACAACGATACACCGCAGAGTTAACAAAG ATGAAGACAGACCTAAAGAAGCGTGTAAACCCTCAATGCACGGAGATGGCGATGAAGGTAACGCAGCATTTGAATAAAAGTAGCGTAAAAAGTGATATTAAGACTAGATTCTATGCTAATGAAGAGTTGCGACGTCCAAAGTATGATATAGCCAATACCAAAGCTGGTGTGAAGAACCATGTACTAAAACTGATATTGGAAGAAATACAGAAATGGGATCAGAACTCTAAATGTTACCAATTCATTGCGACAATGATACATGAGGAATTTGAAAAGAAATTTCATTCCCTGAGACAAGAATTTGGAGACGTTGCACGACTAGTTAAGATCGAGAACGAACCAGACGAAAATTCAAAAGGTACTAGGTAA
- the LOC127837962 gene encoding uncharacterized protein LOC127837962: MRGIDQMSACIVSSSMQADMVYLESILNDTRDSSEIVGEFTDIKTIVQGHLVSLKLFGLQYLAKDVANCGDITRCKEIGTGKHSEVYAARYLEKDVALKVIKLYPATMFSRFAELELFRSLHHENILSLLGVCYTDMLPVVVGNGMREQLSSFRLLILFDKCDTNLEEYLFNNPNFQCGNISQTSRTEASDFFCRTGQAICSAMFYIHWKGYVHNKIQLKNVLLQNGKVKLCGPTCTPDTNIDNVTKFLAPEVLAHQNIGKHTDIFNLGTLLWELWYGRRAAVDMNKERSATSRPHPDCNTKLAMPENLARVVQSCWAQNPEERPDASLLLKEI; the protein is encoded by the exons ATGAGGGGAATAGATCAAATGAGTGCCTGTATTGTTTCCTCGTCGATGCAAGCGGATATGGTGTATCTTGAATCCATTTTAAATGATACGCGTGATTCAAGCGAGATTGTTGGTGAATTTACAGACATAAAGACGATCGTGCAAGGTCACCTCGTGTCCTTGAAATTGTTTGGGCTTCAATATCTAGCCAAAGACGTCGCGAATTGTGGTGACATTACTCGTTGTAAAGAAATTGGAACCGGAAAACACTCAGAAGTGTATGCAGCAAGATATTTGGAGAAAGACGTGGCACTGAAAGTTATTAAACTATATCCCGCTACGATGTTTTCACGTTTTGCCGAATTAGAACTATTCAG GAGCTTGCACCACGAAAACATTCTGAGTCTTTTGGGAGTATGTTACACTGACATGTTGCCAGTCGTGGTTGGAAACGGGATGAGGGAACAGTTGAGCAGCTTCCGGTTACTTATCCTCTTCGATAAATGCGACACGAACCTGgaagaatatttatttaacaatccAAACTTTCAGTGTGG AAATATATCTCAAACATCCAGAACAGAAGCCTCAGATTTCTTTTGCCGGACAGGGCAGGCAATTTGCTCTGCGATGTTTTATATACATTGGAAAGGATATGTGCACAATAAAATTCAACTAAAAAACGTTCTG CTTCAAAATGGAAAAGTGAAACTCTGCGGACCGACGTGTACACCGGATACTAACATAGATAATGTCACGAAATTCTTAGCGCCGGAAGTTTTGGCGCATCAAAACATTGGTAAACACACAGATATATTCAACCTGGGAACTTTGCTTTGGGAACTTTGGTATGGAAG GCGGGCAGCTGTCGATATGAATAAGGAGCGATCAGCGACAAGCAGACCGCATCCCGACTGCAATACCAAGCTCGCAATGCCGGAGAACCTAGCACGTGTTGTACAGAGCTGTTGGGCGCAGAATCCAGAGGAGAGGCCAGACGCAAGTCTGctgttaaaagaaatataa